The following proteins are encoded in a genomic region of Melopsittacus undulatus isolate bMelUnd1 chromosome 8, bMelUnd1.mat.Z, whole genome shotgun sequence:
- the DNAJC10 gene encoding dnaJ homolog subfamily C member 10, protein MEFLVSKGDYVRFSKKSLLLLLVCVIVLVCTDQDYYSLLGVSKEASSREIRQAFKKLALKLHPDKNQNDPNAHENFLKINRAYEVLKDEDLRKKYDKYGEKGLEDQQQGGRYESWHYYRYDFGIYDDDPEIITLDRGEFDAAVNSGELWFVNFYSPRCSHCHDLAPTWREFAKEMDGVIRIGAVNCGDNRMLCRIKGINSYPSLYVFKTGMQPVKYYGDRSKDSLKNFAMQYVTSTVTELWAGNFVNAIETSFASGVGWLITFCAECGDCLSYQTRLKLAGMLEGLVNVGWMDCGTQGELCDNLDISSSTTAYFPPGATINNKEKGGVLFLNSLDAREIYQEVMKHLPDFEMIPAASLEDRLAHHRWLLFFQFGETDKSNTQEFKKLKFLLKGEHIQVGKFDCLSSSTICNKLYVHQPCLAVFKGKGTGDYEIHHGKKILYDIVAFAKESVNSHVITLGPQNFPDKEKEPWLVDFFAPWCPPCRALLPELRKASKHLYGQLKFGTLDCTVHEGLCNMHNIRAYPTTVVFNQSDVHEYEGHHSAEQILEFIEDLRNPSVVSLTPETFVELVQRRKREEIWMVDFYAPWCGPCQALMPEWKKMARMLNGLISVGSVDCQKYYSFCHQESVRGYPEIRLFPQKSNTAHQYYSYNGWHRDSYSLRGWALGYLPQVSVDLTPQSFTEKVLNGKDHWVIDFYAPWCGPCQNFAPEFEILARAVKGKVKAGKVDCQAYGQTCQTADIRAYPTVKFYPYQGTKKNVLGEYIDSRDAKGIADLLNEKLEAIQDKGKRKKSRNKDEL, encoded by the exons ATGGAGTTCTTGGTATCCAAAGGAGACTATGTTAGGTTTTCCAAAAAATCTTTATTGCTACTTTTAGTATGTGTAATAGTTCTTGTGTGCACTGATCAGGACTACTATAGTTTACTTGGAGTGTCCAAAGAAGCAAGTAGTAGAGAAATACGACAGGCATTTAAAAAACTGGCACTGAAGTTGCACCCTGATAAAAATCAG AACGATCCAAATGCACATGAaaattttttgaaaataaatagagCATATGAAGTACTTAAAGATGAAGATCTACGGAAGAAGTATGATAAATACGGAGAGAAGGGTCTTGAAGATCAGCAGCAAGGAGGTCGTTACGAAAGCTGGCACTATTATCGCTATGATTTTG GTATTTATGATGATGATCCTGAAATTATAACACTGGATAGGGGAGAATTTG ATGCTGCTGTTAACTCAGGAGAATTGTGGTTTGTGAATTTTTATTCTCCTCGATGCTCCCACTGCCATGACTTAGCACCTACG TGGAGGGAGTTTGCTAAGGAGATGGATGGAGTAATACGCATTGGAGCTGTCAACTGCGGAGATAATAGAATGCTTTGCCGAATTAAAGGGATTAATAGTTATCCCAGTCTGTATGTTTTCAAAACTGGAATG caacCAGTGAAATATTATGGAGACAGGTCAAAAGACAGCTTAAAGAACTTTGCCATGCAGTATGTTACAAGCACAGTCACCGAGTTATGGGCAG GAAACTTTGTTAATGCCATTGAAACTTCATTTGCTTCTGGTGTTGGTTGGCTGATCACCTTCTGTGCTGAATGTGGGG attGCTTGAGTTACCAAACACGCCTTAAGCTAGCTGGCATGTTG gaaGGTCTTGTTAATGTAGGCTGGATGGACTGTGGCACCCAGGGTGAGCTTTGTGATAATTTAGATATCTCATCTAGTACTACAGCATACTTTCCACCTGGAGCCACGATAAATAACAAAGAGAAAGGAGGTGTTTTG TTTCTTAACTCCTTGGATGCCAGAGAAATATATCAGGAAGTAATGAAGCATCTGCCAGACTTTGAAATGATCCCTGCAGCATCATTAGAg gACCGTCTGGCTCATCACCGATGgctgcttttcttccagtttgGAGAGACTGATAAATCAAATACACAGGAATTTAAGAAGCTTAAGTTTTTACTCAAAGGTGAACACATTCAG GTTGGCAAGTTTGACTGTCTTTCCTCATCAACCATCTGCAACAAACTATATGTCCATCAGCCTTGTTTAGCAGTCTTCAAAGGGAAAGGAACTGGAGATTATGAAATTCACCATG GAAAGAAGATCTTATATGACATCGTGGCATTTGCCAAGGAAAGTGTCAACTCTCATGTTATCACTCTGGGACCTCAGAACTTTCCTGACAAGGAGAAGGAACCCTGGCTTGTGGATTTCTTTGCACCA tggtGTCCTCCTTGTCGGGCTTTGTTACCAGAGCTGAGAAAAGCATCCAAACATCTTTATGGTCAGCTTAAATTTGGAACACTGGACTGTACTGTCCATGAAGGGCTTTGCAACATG CATAACATTCGAGCTTATCCAACAACAGTTGTGTTCAATCAGTCTGATGTTCATGAATATGAAGGACATCACTCTGCTGAACAGATCTTGGAGTTTATAGAG GATCTTCGGAATCCATCGGTGGTATCCCTAACACCAGAGACATTTGTTGAATTAGTACAGAGAAGAAAACGAGAGGAAATCTGGATGGTTGATTTCTATGCTCCATGGTGTGGACCTTGTCAGGCTTTAATGccagaatggaaaaaaatggccaGG atgtTAAATGGATTAATCAGTGTAGGCAGTGTGGATTGCCAGAAATACTATTCTTTCTGCCACCAAGAAAGTGTTCGAGGATATCCTGAAATAAGACTCTTTCCTCAAAAATCAAACACAGCTCATCAATATTA TAGCTACAATGGATGGCACAGAGACTCCTATTCACTGAGAGGCTGGGCACTGGG ATACTTACCACAAGTGTCTGTAGACCTGACTCCTCAGAGTTTCACAGAAAAAGTTCTGAATGGAAAAGATCACTGGGTCATTGACTTCTATGCTCCTTGGTGTGGACCATGCCAAAATTTTGCTCCTGAGTTTGAGATCCTTGCAAGG gctgtaaaaggaaaagtaaaagctGGAAAAGTTGACTGTCAGGCATATGGTCAGACCTGTCAAACTGCTGATATCAGAGCCTACCCTACTGTCAAGTTTTACCCCTACCAAGGAACAAAG aaaaatgttcttgGGGAATACATAGACAGCAGGGATGCAAAAGGTATTGCTGACCTCTTGAATGAAAAGCTAGAAGCAATTcaagataaaggaaaaagaaaaaagtctagAAATAAG GATGAACTCTGA